A single window of Zea mays cultivar B73 chromosome 10, Zm-B73-REFERENCE-NAM-5.0, whole genome shotgun sequence DNA harbors:
- the LOC103641273 gene encoding uncharacterized protein, which yields MAVAQRLTALELHHCCCPTPRHTSRLDLSSLRAGSPAEFAVEHRRGRLFLPCVVARLRSISELRGINSQASATKRSNSSSSTRLKILSICLVKVTFGAIYA from the exons ATGGCCGTTGCGCAGCGTCTCACCGCGCTGGAGCTCCACCATTGCTGCTGCCCAACACCTCGTCATACGTCGCGCCTAGACTTGAGCTCGCTGCGCGCTGGGAGCCCCGCCGAGTTCGCTGTTGAGCACCGCCGCGGAAGACTCTTCCTGCCGTGCGTCGTCGCAAG actgcgatccatttccgagcttcgaggaatcaacagtcaagcttcggcgaccaagagatcgaactcttcgagttctacgaggctgaagatcctgagcatctgtttggtgaag gttacctttggtgcaatctatgcttag